Proteins from a single region of Lemur catta isolate mLemCat1 chromosome 24, mLemCat1.pri, whole genome shotgun sequence:
- the LOC123627351 gene encoding alcohol dehydrogenase 1C, translating into MSTAGKVIKCKAAVLWELNKPFSIEEVEVAPPKAYEVRVKIVATGICRSDDHVVSGTIAIPLPVIAGHESAGIVESIGEGVTTVKPGDKVIPLFTPQCGKCRICKHPESNVCLKSDLAKPRGTMQDGTTRFTCRGKPVHHFVGISTFSQYTVMDENAVAKIDATAPLEKVCLIGCGFSTGYGSAVKIAKVTQGSTCAVFGLGGVGLSVIMGCKAAGAARIIAVDINKGKFAKAKELGATECINPQDYKKPIQEVIMEMTDGGVDFSFEVIGRLDTTMAALLCCHEACGTTVSVGIPPDSQSLSMNPLMLLTGRTWKGGIFGGFKSKESVPKLVADFMAKKFPLDPLITNVLPFEKINEGFDLLRSGKSIRTVLTF; encoded by the exons ATGAGCACAGCAGGAAAA GTGATAAAATGCAAAGCCGCTGTGCTATGGGAGCTAAACAAACCCTTTTCCAttgaggaggtggaggtggcgCCTCCTAAGGCCTATGAAGTTCGTGTTAAG ATAGTGGCCACGGGAATCTGTCGATCAGATGACCATGTGGTCAGCGGCACCATTGCCATCCCTCTTCCTGTGATAGCAGGGCATGAGTCAGCTGGCATCGTGGAGAGCATTGGAGAAGGGGTGACCACAGTCAAACCAG GTGATAAAGTCATCCCACTCTTTACTCCTCAGTGTGGAAAATGCAGAATTTGTAAACACCCTGAAAGCAACGTCTGCTTGAAAAGCGA TCTGGCCAAGCCTCGGGGGACCATGCAGGATGGCACCACGAGGTTCACCTGCAGGGGGAAGCCCGTCCACCACTTCGTCGGCATCAGCACCTTCTCCCAGTACACCGTGATGGATGAGAACGCCGTGGCCAAAATTGATGCAACTGCCCCGCTGGAGAAAGTTTGCCTCATTGGCTGTGGATTTTCCACTGGTTATGGGTCTGCAGTCAAAATTGCCAAG GTCACCCAGGGCTCTACCTGTGCTGTGTTTGGCCTGGGAGGTGTTGGCCTGTCTGTCATCATGGGCTGTAAGGCAGCCGGAGCGGCCAGGATCATTGCCGTGGACATCAACAAAGGAAAATTTGCAAAGGCCAAAGAGCTGGGTGCCACTGAATGTATCAACCCTCAAGACTACAAGAAACCCATCCAGGAGGTGATAATGGAAATGACCGATGGAGGTGTGGATTTTTCGTTTGAGGTCATTGGTCGGCTTGACACCACG ATGGCTGCCCTGTTATGCTGTCATGAGGCGTGTGGCACAACTGTCTCTGTAGGGATACCTCCTGATTCTCAGAGCCTCTCAATGAATCCTTTAATGCTATTGACTGGACGCACCTGGAAAGGAGGTATTTTTGGAG GCTTTAAGAGTAAAGAGTCTGTCCCCAAACTTGTGGCTGATTTTATGGCTAAGAAGTTTCCATTGGATCCATTAATAACCAAtgttttgccttttgaaaaaataaatgaaggatttGACCTGCTTCGCTCTGGAAAGAG
- the LOC123627349 gene encoding alcohol dehydrogenase 1C-like: MPSGREEIHNLISLLVCREDSNNMSTAGKVIKCKAAVLWELNKPFSIEEVEVAPPKAYEVRVKMVAVGICRTDDHVVTGTMVLPLPVIAGHESAGIVESIGEGVTTVKPGDKVIPLFTPQCGKCRICKHPESNFCLKNDLAKPRGTMQDGTTRFTCRGKPVHHFLGISTFSQYTVMDENSVAKIDATSPLEKVCLIGCGFSTGYGSAVKIAKVTQGSTCAVFGLGGVGLSVIIGCKAAGAARIIAVDINKGKFAKAKELGATECINPQDYKKPVQEVIMEMTDGGVDFSFEVIGRLDTTMAALLCCHEACGTTVSVGIPPDSQSLSMNPLMLLTGRTWKGGVFGGFKSKESVPKLVADFMAKKFPLDPLITNVLPFEKINEGFDLLRSGKSIRTVLTF; this comes from the exons ATGCCCTCAGGCAGGGAAGAAATCCACAACCTCATCAGTCTCCTGGTCTGCAGAGAAGACAGCAACAACATGAGCACAGCAGGAAAA GTGATAAAATGCAAAGCCGCTGTGCTATGGGAGCTAAACAAACCCTTTTCCAttgaggaggtggaggtggcgCCTCCTAAGGCCTACGAAGTTCGTGTTAAG ATGGTGGCCGTAGGAATCTGCCGCACGGATGACCATGTGGTCACCGGCACCATGGTCCTCCCTCTTCCTGTGATAGCAGGGCATGAGTCAGCTGGCATCGTGGAGAGCATTGGAGAAGGGGTGACCACAGTCAAACCAG GTGATAAAGTCATCCCACTCTTTACTCCTCAGTGTGGAAAATGCAGAATTTGTAAACACCCTGAAAGCAACTTCTGCTTGAAAAATGA TCTGGCCAAGCCTCGGGGGACCATGCAGGATGGCACCACGAGGTTCACCTGCAGGGGGAAGCCTGTCCACCACTTCCTTGGCATCAGCACCTTCTCCCAGTACACCGTGATGGATGAGAACTCCGTGGCCAAAATTGATGCAACTTCCCCGCTGGAGAAAGTTTGCCTCATTGGCTGTGGATTTTCCACTGGTTATGGGTCTGCAGTCAAAATTGCCAAG GTCACCCAGGGCTCCACCTGTGCTGTGTTTGGCCTGGGAGGTGTTGGCCTGTCCGTCATCATAGGCTGTAAGGCAGCCGGAGCGGCCAGGATCATTGCCGTGGACATCAACAAAGGCAAATTTGCAAAAGCCAAAGAGCTGGGTGCCACTGAATGTATCAACCCTCAAGACTACAAGAAACCCGTCCAGGAGGTGATAATGGAAATGACCGATGGAGGTGTGGATTTTTCGTTTGAGGTCATTGGTCGGCTTGACACCACG ATGGCTGCCCTGTTATGTTGTCATGAGGCATGTGGCACAACCGTCTCTGTAGGGATACCTCCTGATTCTCAGAGCCTCTCGATGAATCCTTTAATGCTATTGACTGGACGCACCTGGAAAGGAGGTGTTTTTGGAG GCTTTAAGAGTAAAGAGTCTGTCCCCAAACTTGTGGCTGATTTTATGGCTAAGAAGTTTCCATTGGATCCACTAATAACCAAtgttttgccttttgaaaaaataaatgaaggatttGACCTGCTTCGCTCTGGAAAGAG TATCCGCACCGTCCTGACGTTCTGA